A genomic window from Triticum urartu cultivar G1812 chromosome 7, Tu2.1, whole genome shotgun sequence includes:
- the LOC125519928 gene encoding probable serine/threonine-protein kinase PBL19, producing MGCFAFKSGKGRRRPAGGGKPPAEPKPDGPKRSKASSSSASTPTRSIQELSEERGAARLRVFGLEELGSATNGFSRALKIGEGGFGSVYRAFFRSAAGGRVVLAVKRLNQRSLQGHKQWLAEVQFLGVLEHPNLVKLVGYCAVDSEAGKHRLLVYEFMPNKTLDDHLFSRAHPPLPWRTRLQVMAGAARGLDYLHRGLPEVQVIYRDFKASNVLLDGEFRPKLSDFGLAREGPTEGRTHVSTAVVGTHGYAAPDYIETGHLTVKSDVWGFGVVLYEILTGRRSVERSRPAEEQKLLGWVRRHPPGGDSFRTIMDPRLGGRYPLAAARDAARLADRCLGKNPKERPAMAEVVEELERVLRMEPAPPPAPATPKR from the exons ATGGGGTGCTTCGCCTTCAAGAGCGGCAAGGGCCGTCGGCGGCCGGCTGGCGGCGGCAAGCCTCCGGCGGAGCCGAAGCCGGACGGGCCGAAGCGGAGCAAGGCGTCCTCGTCGTCGGCGTCGACGCCGACGAGGAGCATCCAGGAGCTGTCGGAGGAGCGGGGCGCGGCGCGGCTGCGCGTGTTCGGGCTGGAGGAGCTCGGCAGCGCCACCAACGGCTTCAGCCGCGCGCTCAAGATCGGCGAGGGCGGCTTCGGCTCCGTCTACCGCGCCTTCTTCCGCTCCGCCGCCGGCGGCCGCGTCGTCCTCGCCGTCAAGCGCCTCAACCAGCGCAGCCTGCAG GGGCACAAGCAGTGGCTTGCCGAGGTGCAGTTCCTGGGCGTCCTGGAGCACCCGAACCTGGTGAAGCTCGTGGGCTACTGCGCGGTGGACTCGGAGGCGGGCAAGCACCGGCTGCTGGTGTACGAGTTCATGCCCAACAAGACCCTGGACGACCACCTCTTCAGCCGAGCCCACCCGCCGCTCCCCTGGAGGACGAGGCTGCAGGTCATGGCCGGCGCCGCGCGCGGCCTCGACTACCTCCACCGCGGCCTCCCGGAAGTCCAG GTGATATACAGGGACTTCAAGGCGTCGAACGTGCTGCTGGACGGCGAGTTCCGGCCGAAGCTGTCGGACTTCGGGCTGGCGCGGGAGGGCCCGACGGAGGGGCGGACGCACGTGTCGACGGCGGTGGTGGGCACGCACGGCTACGCGGCGCCGGACTACATCGAGACGGGGCACCTCACGGTGAAGAGCGACGTGTGGGGGTTCGGGGTGGTGCTGTACGAGATCCTGACGGGGCGGCGGTCGGTGGAGCGCAGCCGGCCGGCGGAGGAGCAGAAGCTGCTGGGGTGGGTGCGCCGGCACCCGCCCGGAGGGGACAGCTTCAGGACCATCATGGACCCGCGGCTGGGCGGGCGGTACCCGCTGGCCGCCGCGCGCGACGCGGCGAGGCTGGCCGACCGCTGCCTCGGCAAGAACCCCAAGGAGCGGCCGGCCATGGCGGAGGTCGTGGAGGAGCTCGAGCGGGTGCTGCGGATGGAGCCGGCCCCGCCTCCGGCTCCGGCGACACCCAAGAGGTGA
- the LOC125522014 gene encoding uncharacterized protein LOC125522014, with the protein MQAKKLTLLQTVAAAGVFSAVSFWYGFMFGRESARRELGGIIDDLRSGSTATSAAPSPDSHAHPKP; encoded by the exons ATGCAGGCCAAGAAGCTGACGCTCCTGCAGACGGTGGCTGCCGCCGGAGTCTTCTCAGCCGTCTCCTTCTG GTACGGCTTCATGTTTGGGAGGGAGTCTGCGCGGCGCGAGCTTGGCGGCATCATCGACGACCTTCGCAGCGGCTCCACGGCCACCTCTGCCGCGCCCTCCCCCGACTCCCACGCTCACCCCAAACCATAG